The Chroicocephalus ridibundus chromosome 2, bChrRid1.1, whole genome shotgun sequence genome includes a region encoding these proteins:
- the RP9 gene encoding retinitis pigmentosa 9 protein → MSHRARRGQEEEGVEDEEEEEEAARGSQARPKSHPEPAASGGRTQDRHERKRKRQEAQQLRKLQHLESFYEKPPPGLIKENETKPEDCIPDVPGNESAREFLAHAPTKGLWMPLGKEVKVMQCWRCKRYGHRTGDKECPFFIKGNQKLEQFRVAHEDPMYDIIRENKRHEKEMRIQQLKQLLEDSTSDDDDSDEDDEDSSSSTSSECRDKHKKKKRKKEKKKKEKKKKKKRKHKSSKSNEKSESD, encoded by the exons ATGTCCCACAGGGCGCgaagggggcaggaggaggaaggggtggaggatgaggaggaagaagaagaagcggCGAGGGGCAGCCAGGCGCGACCTAAGAGCCACCCGGAGCCCGCGGCGAGCGGCGGCAGGACCCAGGACCGGCATGAGAGGAAACGGAAGAGGCAGGAGGCGCAGCAGCTGCGGAAGCTCCAGCACCTGGAGTCCTT CTATGAGAAGCCTCCCCCGGGGCTAATTAAG GagaatgaaacaaaaccagaagactgCATACCTGATGTACCAGGCAATGAAAGTGCACGAGAATTCCTGGCCCATGCCCCGACAAAAGGGCTTTGGATGCCTTTGGGAAAAGAAGTCAAAGTCATGCAGT gttgGAGATGTAAACGCTATGGACACAGAACAGGAGATAAAGAATGCCCATTCTTTATTAAAGGCAATCAGAAATTGGAACAATTTAGAGTA GCACATGAAGATCCAATGTACGATATAATAAGGGAAAATAAACgtcatgaaaaagaaatgag GATACAGCAACTGAAGCAGCTCCTGGAGGACTCTACCTCAGATGATGATGACAGTGATGAGGATGATGaagacagcagcagctccacTTCCTCAGAATGTAGagataaacacaagaaaaaaaagagaaagaaggaaaagaaaaaaaaagaaaagaagaagaaaaagaagagaaagcataaATCCTCTAAATCTAATGAGAAGTCAGAATCTGACTGA
- the LOC134510848 gene encoding uncharacterized protein LOC134510848 yields the protein MNTASTSESGSYSTNHTRPFFYAQPTAQQPFPSSWYLSHAYSPYCVPAPGFRNGNPYFPFYSVALHEYPGFFVPQHPVHARINRRPYFNASAPSPMFYHATRFRHYSTSGKKMETKETQTDPRQPENKQKKHQDSHTETKGCDAGNTACVSSGIGTETESTSEKQDSSGSSIVVDREFRNKSPSSSTQYRNLTTGSYAFEKEEVRIEYGNGSPAIQLWKSFKETIPLYDVASGKPVPENIVQRDLFSVSSCEGRIYSPHEGEKMVPGAYLDERKAVLTSKQGVETVQEKEAQNNEVKLDAEKQANVSQQEKSPPGETMAVQIAELARSVSIDQPVVRQDVIVAKKSSSKKSTGSKTSQEEPSFIQQAGLLPSSMEVMSDLSFQQKKLNLSHSTANESQTDKSIWCDESIEKYIPSNSWLASMDTNYNYDVCLPQQKRQSVLSLSSDDMSSREEGSSIDNAPVSYFVPDYVLQKSMYTFQKSTEGLEKEKIKSGGSLNEDEVVGREQMNSLNDPDVKNASRMKTKEASSKGRKLGAFPRSSSWKKINYLKKKTAKNLSEVEDSEEYSVREEEEEDEGEEEEEDEDDMDEIEYFFQEATPYGILTPSRGSFYQVGQRVLWKPPKNAIPAQLISWPAQEKIKTRSGLGENIGVVYKPKEKEQDEVVYSDCGYYGRKRPMARREGLEHQRMLWKLLGGCPPLVKPKKKRIGKPPLKRRDTRCEVEEVEMWEVPKSSIRKGCGLRKSLYKRR from the exons atgaatactgCCTCAACTTCAGAAAGTGGATCATATTCCACCAACCACACGAGACCCTTTTTTTATGCGCAGCCAACAGCACAACAGCCTTTTCCAAGTTCGTGGTACCTCAGTCATGCATACAGTCCATACTGTGTACCTGCTCCAG GCTTCCGAAATGGAAAtccatattttccattttattctgttGCACTCCATGAGTACCCTGGATTTTTTGTTCCACAGCACCCAGTGCATGCAAGAATTAATAGAAGGCCGTATTTTAATGCTTCTGCACCTTCCCCTATGTTTTATCATGCAACAAGATTTAGACACTATAGTacctctgggaaaaaaatggagacaaaAGAAACACAGACTGATCCTAGACAgcctgaaaacaagcaaaaaaagcatCAAGATAGCCATACAGAAACGAAAGGTTGTGATGCAGGAAATACGGCCTGTGTGTCTTCTGGTATAGGTACAGAGACTGAAAGTACTTCAGAGAAACAAGATTCATCTGGATCTTCCATTGTGGTAGACAGAGAGTTTCGTAACAAGAGCCCTTCCAGCTCTACACAGTATAGAAATCTTACTACTGGGAGCTATGCCTTTGAGAAGGAAGAAGTGAGGATAGAATATGGCAATGGCTCTCCAGCTATTCAACTGTGGAAGTCCTTTAAAGAAACTATCCCATTGTATGATGTGGCAAGTGGTAAACCAGTCCCAGAAAACATAGTGCAGCGTGACTTATTTTCTGTTAGCTCATGTGAAGGAAGGATATATAGCCCACATGAAGGGGAGAAAATGGTGCCAGGAGCTTATTTagatgagagaaaagctgttcTTACCTCAAAACAGGGTGTTGAAACTGTGCAAGAAAAAGAGGCCCAAAATAACGAAGTGAAGCTGGACGCAGAAAAGCAGGCAAATGTGAGTCAACAGGAAAAATCCCCCCCAGGGGAAACCATGGCAGTGCAAATTGCAGAGCTGGCAAGATCTGTTAGCATAGATCAACCAGTGGTAAGACAGGATGTGATAGTAGCTAAGAAATCTAGCTCTAAAAAATCTACAGGCTCAAAAACCTCTCAAGAAGAGCCCAGCTTTATTCAGCAAGCAGGACTACTTCCATCTAGTATGGAGGTAATGAGTGACTTgagttttcagcagaaaaaactGAATCTAAGCCACAGCACAGCAAATGAAAGTCAAACAGATAAAAGTATTTGGTGTGACGAATCAATTGAGAAGTACATTCCCTCTAACAGTTGGTTGGCTAGTATGGACACAAATTACAACTACGATGTTTGTTTGCCACAACAGAAACGTCAAAGTGTACTCAGTCTTTCTTCTGATGACATGTCCTCTAGAGAGGAAGGCTCATCAATTGATAATGCCCCAGTGTCTTATTTTGTCCCTGACTATGTGCTTCAGAAAAGCATGTATACTTTCCAGAAAAGTACAGAGGGcttagagaaagagaaaattaaaagtgGTGGGTCCCTTAATGAAGATGAAGTGGTAGGAAGGGAGCAGATGAACAGCTTGAATGACCCAGATGTCAAAAATGCATCGAGGATGAAGACTAAAGAGGCTTCCAGTAAAGGTAGAAAGCTGGGAGCCTTTCCTAGATCTTCTagttggaaaaaaatcaattatctcaagaaaaaaacagctaagAACTTGTCAGAAGTTGAGGACTCTGAAGAATACTCTGtgagagaagaagaggaggaggatgaaggtgaagaggaggaggaggatgaggatgataTGGATGAAATTGAATATTTCTTTCAAGAAGCCACTCCCTATGGAATCTTGACACCTAGTAGAGGAAGTTTCTACCAAGTTGGCCAGAGGGTGCTTTGGAAACCACCTAAAAATGCTATACCAGCTCAATTAATTAGCTGGCCTgctcaagagaaaataaaaactaggaGCGGGCTTGGTGAAAACATTGGTGTAGTTTACAAGccaaaggagaaagaacaagatGAAGTTGTGTACAGTGACTGTGGGTATTACGGAAGAAAGAGGCCTATGGCAAGAAGAGAAGGACTTGAACATCAGCGAATGTTATGGAAACTTTTGGGAG GCTGCCCACCTTTAGTTaaaccaaagaagaaaagaataggCAAACCACCTTTAAAACGCAGGGACACAAGGTGTGAGGTGGAAGAAGTAGAGATGTGGGAGGTGCCCAAAAGCAGCATACGCAAAG gatgtGGATTGAGAAAGTCGCTCTATAAGAGAAGATAA